In Clostridia bacterium, the sequence TTATATTTTCATAAACCAGTCTGATTTTTATTCCATCAGGATAATCTCCAAAAGATTTTCCAAACAATGTAACTCCGCCTTTATTTGCGGCTTTGGCTGGTACTGATATTCTAAAAGTTATGTTTGAATTATGATATATTCCCAAATCTTCAATAGTTGTACTTCCTATGGGCAATCCGTCAATAAATGTTCCCTCTTGGTTTATGATAAGCATTTTGTATCTTCCATACTGTCCCAGATTTTTAAACCACCAGCTGGGAGAAACCAATCCCGGACGGTCATTAAATTCGCCAGGAGAAGTCCAGTATCCAAGTTCTATGCCGTTAACGCTAAAATATATATCGGACGGATATTGAGAAGAAAATCCAGGTGCTTCACTTGCGATTTCAAAAGTCAATTGCAATTCAATTGCTTTTTGGTTGGGCTTTAGCGCATTAGGGATTTTGTATTCTACAAATCCTTCTGTAAACCAAAGAAGCCCTGCATTAAATCTTTCAGGATAAGAAAAATACCTAGGATCGTCAAGTTCGCCTATAATAGAATCTTTGGTAACAATTCCGCATGTAGGCGTGATCTGATAATCAGAATATTGACCAACATCCACTTCAAAATCATATGCATTGGTCTGAGCTTCATTGCCCGTTATATCAATAATTATTTTATCAACAGCCAAGGAGCATAGTTTTTGAGAACCACGTACCCCTGAAGATGTAGTTACAGTAATAATGCCGGCATCTGATAGCTTTTTGATGTGAGCAGTAATAGCACCATTTGTTAACCCTAATATCTTAGCCAGATTATCGAGATTCATTGTTTTATTTTTTAAAAGCTGATTTACTATTTCAATTCTTACGTCTGAACTTAAAGCACTGCATATAGGTAAACAATCATAAATATTTTTAATGTTTTTCATTATGTCTTTCCTAAACTTTATTTTATTAATAAGTATAATAAATTAAAATGGTAATTGCAAGCTAAATCACCTATATTATTTTAATTTTATGTGAAATTAAATTATATATTACAAGATTATATTTTATATATTGACTTAGTAATTTTATAATGATAAAATAAAGTCAATAATTCAATTTTTTATTTAATATTTTAATTTAAATTAAAATAATAGATTGGAGGGAGAAATGAGCAAATACAGCATTGGAGTTGATTTTGGAACGCTTAGCGGAAGAGCTGTTTTGGTTGATTTAAACTCAGGCGAAGAAGTCGCAGTTTCTGTTTTTGAATATCCTCACAAAGTAATGGATGAATACTTGCCAGACGGCAAAACTAAGTTAGGCGTTGACTGGGCTTTACAGCATCCGCAGGATTATTTGGATGTGTTATCAAACACAATTCCTGATGTTTTAAAAACAGCGAAGGTTTGTGCTGATGATGTAGTAGGTATAGGAATTGATTTTACAGCTTGTACTATTTTGCCCACAGATAGATCTGGTAAGCCTTTGTGTTTTTATGACGAACTTAAAAACGAGCCGCACGCTTATGTGAAACTTTGGAAACATCATGCTGCACAAGAGCAGGCCAACCAGCTTAATAAAATCGCAAAAGAACGCGGAGAAAAGTTTTTGGATTATTATGGCGGAAAAATAAGCAGCGAATGGCTTGTTCCTAAGGTTATGCAAATAGCACAAGAAACGCCTCATATATACAAAAAAGCTGACAGAATTATGGAAGCTACTGACTGGATAATAATGATGCTTACAGGAAAAGAAATGCGAAACAGCTGTACTGCCGGATATAAGGCATTGTGGCATAAGCATAACGGGTATCCGAGCAAAGAGTTTTATAAAGCACTCAATCCATTATTGGAAGATCTCGTAGATACAAAATTATCAAGAGATATTTATCCCATAGGCACAAAAGCAGGCGAAATTAATGATTTTGGAGCTAAACTTACAGGACTAAGAAAAGGAACTGCTGTGGCTGTCGGCAATGTGGATGCGCATGTGGCTGTTCCGGCAGCTGGTATAACAGAAGCAGGCAAAATGCTTATGATTATGGGAACATCAACATGTCACATATTGTTGGGAGAAGAAGAACATATAGTCCCTGGTATGTGCGGAGTGGTAGAAGACGGAGTTTTGCCTGGATTTATGGGCTATGAAGCAGGACAATCATGTGTAGGCGATCATTTTGACTGGTTTGTAAAAAATTGCGTTTCTTACTCTTATTATGAACAGGCAAAGCAGCAAAATCTTAACATACATGACTTTTTGACTAAAAAAGCTCAAAAGCTAAAGGTTGGTGAAAGCGGATTATTGGCGCTTGACTGGTGGAACGGAAACCGTTCTGTTCTGGTTGATGCGGATTTGACTGGATTGCTTTTAGGTGCAACGCTTTTGACCAAACCGGAAGAAATATATAGAGCATTAATAGAAGCTACCGCTTACGGAACAAGACTGATTATTGAGACATTTAGAGAAAACGGCGTTCCTATTAACGAACTCTATGCCGCAGGCGGAATAGTATCAAAAAATCCTATGATGATGCAGATTTATTCTGATGTTACCAATATGGAAATTAAGATAAGCGGGTCACCGCAAGCTCCTGCATTAGGAAGCGCTATTTTTGGCGCAGTTGCAGCAGGTTCTGCACGCGGCGGATTTGATAATATTTCGGATGCGGTCAAAGTTATGGCTAAGGTCAGAAAAGACCTTGTGTATAGGCCTATTCCTCAAAATGTAGAAGTTTATAACAAATTATTCGCCGAATACAAGACCTTGCATGATTATTTTGGACGCGGCGAAAACGATGTTATGAAAAGATTAAAAGCAATTAAGGAAGCATCAAAATGTTAGAAAATCTTAAAAAAGAAGTTTGGGAACAAAATCTTAATCTTGTCAAATATAATCTTGTTATTTTCACTTGGGGAAATGTTTCTGCTATTGATAGACAGTCAGGTGTTATCGCAATAAAACCTAGCGGCGTAGAATATGACCGTCTTAAAGTGGAAGATATCGTTTTGGTCGATTTAAACGGTAAGGTTGTTGAAGGCGCTCTCAATCCTTCTTCGGACACACCTACTCATATTGAATTATACAAAAACTTCCCAAGTATAGGCGGAGTTGTGCACACTCATTCAACATATGCGACTGCATGGGCTCAAGCCGGCAGACCGATAAAGTGCTACGGAACAACGCATGCAGATTATTTTTATGGCGATGTTCCGTGTACACGAGCATTGACTGAAGAAGAAATCAAGACCGATTACGAAAAAAACACAGGCAAAGTAATAGTCCAGACATTTAAAAACATTGACCCCTTAAGCACCCCTGCAGTCATTGTAAAATCTCATGGACCTTTTACTTTTGGAAAAACCGCAAAAGACGCGGTTTTTAATGCCGCTGTTTTGGAAGAGGTAGCCAAAATGGCATTTTTGAGTGAAAACATTCAGCCGTCGATAACACCTGCGGATAGTTTTTTGATAGAAAAGCACTATTTGAGAAAGCATGGTAAAAACGCTTATTACGGACAGACAAAAAAATAAATCAAAAATCGTCAATAAGGAGAATGATTGATATGAAGAATAAAGTTGTTTATTTTGTGGTAGGAAGCCAGCATTTGTATGGCGAAGAGGTTTTAAAACAAGTTGCAGAGCATGGTCGTGAAATCGCGATGTTTTTTAATTCTCAAAAAGATAATCCTGTCACTATAAAATATTATGATACCGTCAAAACTCCGGAAGAAATAACCGCAATGGCACGCTCAGTAAATTCGGATCCTGAATGCATAGGCATAATAACATGGATGCATACCTTTAGTCCCGCTAAGATGTGGATAAATGGACTTAAGATTTTGAATAAGCCTATGCTTCATATTAATACACAATTTAATGAATGTATTCCTTATGATACTATCGATATGGATTTTATGAATCTCAATCAATCCGCACATGGAGACAGAGAGTTTGGACATATAGTTTCAAGATTGAGAATAAGACGAAAAGTTGTGGCAGGTTATTATAAAGACGAAGAAGTATGCAAAAAAATCTTTACATGGTGTAGAGCCGCCGCCGCTGCCGATAAAAGCAATACTTTAAAAGTGGCAAGACTAGGTGATAATATGCGTGAAGTCGCAGTTACAGAGGGCGACAAGGTTGAAGCGCAGACTAGATTTGGCTGGTCTGTAAACGGCTATGGCATTGGCGATTTTTTGAATTATGTCAATAAAGTAAGTCCAAAAGAGACTGACAGAGTGATTGAAAATTATAAAGAGCAATATATTTTGGAAAAAGATGTTGATATCGATGCTGTAAAAGTTCAGGCTAAATATGAAATAGCATTAAAACGCTTTTTAAATGAAGGCGGTTTTAGTGCATTTACTACCACTTTTGAAAATCTGCACGGACTTGAACAGCTTCCCGGACTTGCATGCCAGACGCTAATGAAAGAAGGATATGGATTTGGCGCAGAGGGTGATTGGAAAACTTCGGCTATGACGCATTTGTTAAAATATATGGCTCAAGGGTTAGACGGTGGAACATCTTTTATGGAAGATTATACATATCATCTAGAAAAAGGAAAAGAAGCTATTTTGGGTGCACATATGCTTGAGGTTTGTCCTAGTATCGCAGACAGCAAGCCTTCGCTGGAAGTTCATCCTTTGTCAATAGGCGGAAAAGAGCCTCCTGCAAGACTTGTTTTTGAGGGCAAAACAGGAAATGCGCTTTTGGTAACCTTGATAGACTTAGGTGACCGCTTTAGAATGATTGTAAATCAGGCAGAAATAATAAAGCCTGCATCTATGCCTAAGCTGCCCGTTGCAAGAGTATTATGGAGACCTATGCCTGATCTTAAGACTAGCGCTGCTGCATGGATTATGGCAGGCGGAGCGCATCACAGCGTTTTAACTACACAGCTGGATTTAGAGCATATAAGAGATTTTGCAAGAATTATGAATGTTGAATTGGTAGTAATCGATAAAAATACTGATTTGGATAAGCTGGAAAACGATTTGTTGATATCTGATTTTGTTTGGAAGAACAAAAGCATTTATTAAGCGGTTATCGGTAGGTGTATGCAAAGAGTTGATTTAAGTAAGGTTAAGATAACTGAAGGCTTTTTTAAAGACCGCCAGAAAATAAATATCGAAAGTATAAAAAGCATTCATAAACGCTTTTTAGAAACTGGCAGATTTGAGGCATTGAAGCAAATATGGAAAGAGGGGCAGCCCAACAAGCCGCATATCTTTTTTGATTCTGATGTGGCAAAATGGATAGAAAGTGTTGCTTATGTTTTGATTGACCATAGAGATTCAGAATTAGAAAAGCTGTGCGATGGTTATATTGACGAAATACAAGCTCATCAGCAAAGCGATGGATATTTTAACAGCTATTTTTCTCATATAGAGCCTGACAAAAAATGGAAGTTAAGAACAGAACATGAATTGTATTGTGCTGGACATCTTATCGAGGCTGCAGTTGTGTATTATCAGGCAACAGGCAAAGATAAATTCTTGAATATTGTCAAAAAACTTGCCGACCATATAGAAAAAGTGTTCAAAATAGAACACACCGCGGCTTTTGTTACGCCAGGACATGAAGAAATAGAATTAGCTCTTTATAAGCTGTATAAAACAACTGATGAAAAAAGATATCTTGATCTTGCCAAGTTCTTTATAGACCAAAGAGGACAAAAACAGGAAGAGGTTTATCAAACGGTAGACAATCGTTATGACCAATCTTATATTCCTGTAAGGCAGCAAAAAACAGCCGAAGGTCATAGTGTAAGAGCATTATATTTGTACTCTGCAATGGCAGACATTGCAAAAGAATGCAACGATCAAGAGCTTTTGAATGCATGCAAGGCTATATACGAAAACATCACAACTAAGCGTATGTATATTACTGGCGGCGTTGGCTCATCGCATTACGGAGAGGCTTTTACTTATGATTATGACCTACCCAATATAAGTGCTTATGCAGAAACGTGCGCTGCTATCGCATTGATAATGTTTTGTGACCGCATGAATAATATTGAGGCTGATTCAAAATATGCTGATACCATAGAAAGAGCATTATATAACAATGTCTTAGCGGGAGTGTCTTTAGACGGAAAATCATTTTTTTATGAAAATCCTTTGGAAGCTGATGTCCAAAAATTTGATTTTAATCAGACTTGCAAGGTAAAGCAGCATATGCCTATTTTGAGACGCCAAGAAGTTTTTGATTGTTCGTGCTGTCCGCCAAACTTGACCAGAACTATTGCATCTATCGGCGGTTTGATTTTCAAATATGATGAAGAGAGTATCTTTATCAATCAATATATAAGCTCAACTGCCGATATCAACGGTGTTTTTGTGGATATAAAATCCCAAATGCCATGGGAAGGCAAGATTAATATTAACATCAAGCCTAAAAAACCAATTAAGGTGTGTTTGCGTATTCCGTATTGGACAACAGG encodes:
- a CDS encoding winged helix-turn-helix transcriptional regulator codes for the protein MKNIKNIYDCLPICSALSSDVRIEIVNQLLKNKTMNLDNLAKILGLTNGAITAHIKKLSDAGIITVTTSSGVRGSQKLCSLAVDKIIIDITGNEAQTNAYDFEVDVGQYSDYQITPTCGIVTKDSIIGELDDPRYFSYPERFNAGLLWFTEGFVEYKIPNALKPNQKAIELQLTFEIASEAPGFSSQYPSDIYFSVNGIELGYWTSPGEFNDRPGLVSPSWWFKNLGQYGRYKMLIINQEGTFIDGLPIGSTTIEDLGIYHNSNITFRISVPAKAANKGGVTLFGKSFGDYPDGIKIRLVYENINQNGNAK
- the araB gene encoding ribulokinase, which translates into the protein MSKYSIGVDFGTLSGRAVLVDLNSGEEVAVSVFEYPHKVMDEYLPDGKTKLGVDWALQHPQDYLDVLSNTIPDVLKTAKVCADDVVGIGIDFTACTILPTDRSGKPLCFYDELKNEPHAYVKLWKHHAAQEQANQLNKIAKERGEKFLDYYGGKISSEWLVPKVMQIAQETPHIYKKADRIMEATDWIIMMLTGKEMRNSCTAGYKALWHKHNGYPSKEFYKALNPLLEDLVDTKLSRDIYPIGTKAGEINDFGAKLTGLRKGTAVAVGNVDAHVAVPAAGITEAGKMLMIMGTSTCHILLGEEEHIVPGMCGVVEDGVLPGFMGYEAGQSCVGDHFDWFVKNCVSYSYYEQAKQQNLNIHDFLTKKAQKLKVGESGLLALDWWNGNRSVLVDADLTGLLLGATLLTKPEEIYRALIEATAYGTRLIIETFRENGVPINELYAAGGIVSKNPMMMQIYSDVTNMEIKISGSPQAPALGSAIFGAVAAGSARGGFDNISDAVKVMAKVRKDLVYRPIPQNVEVYNKLFAEYKTLHDYFGRGENDVMKRLKAIKEASKC
- a CDS encoding L-ribulose-5-phosphate 4-epimerase; this encodes MLENLKKEVWEQNLNLVKYNLVIFTWGNVSAIDRQSGVIAIKPSGVEYDRLKVEDIVLVDLNGKVVEGALNPSSDTPTHIELYKNFPSIGGVVHTHSTYATAWAQAGRPIKCYGTTHADYFYGDVPCTRALTEEEIKTDYEKNTGKVIVQTFKNIDPLSTPAVIVKSHGPFTFGKTAKDAVFNAAVLEEVAKMAFLSENIQPSITPADSFLIEKHYLRKHGKNAYYGQTKK
- the araA gene encoding L-arabinose isomerase — its product is MIDMKNKVVYFVVGSQHLYGEEVLKQVAEHGREIAMFFNSQKDNPVTIKYYDTVKTPEEITAMARSVNSDPECIGIITWMHTFSPAKMWINGLKILNKPMLHINTQFNECIPYDTIDMDFMNLNQSAHGDREFGHIVSRLRIRRKVVAGYYKDEEVCKKIFTWCRAAAAADKSNTLKVARLGDNMREVAVTEGDKVEAQTRFGWSVNGYGIGDFLNYVNKVSPKETDRVIENYKEQYILEKDVDIDAVKVQAKYEIALKRFLNEGGFSAFTTTFENLHGLEQLPGLACQTLMKEGYGFGAEGDWKTSAMTHLLKYMAQGLDGGTSFMEDYTYHLEKGKEAILGAHMLEVCPSIADSKPSLEVHPLSIGGKEPPARLVFEGKTGNALLVTLIDLGDRFRMIVNQAEIIKPASMPKLPVARVLWRPMPDLKTSAAAWIMAGGAHHSVLTTQLDLEHIRDFARIMNVELVVIDKNTDLDKLENDLLISDFVWKNKSIY
- a CDS encoding beta-L-arabinofuranosidase domain-containing protein, whose amino-acid sequence is MQRVDLSKVKITEGFFKDRQKINIESIKSIHKRFLETGRFEALKQIWKEGQPNKPHIFFDSDVAKWIESVAYVLIDHRDSELEKLCDGYIDEIQAHQQSDGYFNSYFSHIEPDKKWKLRTEHELYCAGHLIEAAVVYYQATGKDKFLNIVKKLADHIEKVFKIEHTAAFVTPGHEEIELALYKLYKTTDEKRYLDLAKFFIDQRGQKQEEVYQTVDNRYDQSYIPVRQQKTAEGHSVRALYLYSAMADIAKECNDQELLNACKAIYENITTKRMYITGGVGSSHYGEAFTYDYDLPNISAYAETCAAIALIMFCDRMNNIEADSKYADTIERALYNNVLAGVSLDGKSFFYENPLEADVQKFDFNQTCKVKQHMPILRRQEVFDCSCCPPNLTRTIASIGGLIFKYDEESIFINQYISSTADINGVFVDIKSQMPWEGKININIKPKKPIKVCLRIPYWTTGYKVFVNKKSYKGAVKNGYLEIGLSDETNIKIDFEMSVRLVYAHNKVRADSGRAAVTRGPIVYAAEGIDNPNIDLNDVKLDLSRKPKLEEGSIAKYNIILPAYKRAQTELYSYQKPKYQKIDLKLLPYFMWANREKSDMQVWFLY